The genomic region CGATAATTAGACAGGGATAGCGCACAAATTCGATGGCATATTTATCCCGTTCGTCGCAGGTTACCATGCCATCAGGATAGTGAAATGAACCATTGTCTGATATGCCAACTTTTGCATCTGAGGATAAGACTTTACACCCTTTCCCACGCAGGTGATTTTTTAAGGCGGCGATGAGGTTAACGGCGATTTCATTATGGGGAATGGTTCCTCCTGTCATGGCGAAAACTTCACCATTGATGTATTCGTATTTGATGTCTTGGTGTTTTTCCCAGTCTAGGTAGTCTTGGGGCGTTAGGTAGTTGGGTTGGGGATTGGCAATCATTTGTTTTTTTGGGGTTTAGGTGGGTTGGATTGAGAAGGCTGATGTTATGTTGGTTATATTTTTTTTTAACGCAGAGGTACGCAGAGGTTAACGCAGAGGTACGCAGAGGGGGTTGAAGGCTTTGGGTTAATGGTTTATGGTTTTGCCAGCAATTGGAAGTGATATGAGTTTTTGCAGGTGTTGGGAATCTACGGGTAGGAGAATTGGGATGGCTAGTTGGAGTTAGTTTGGGTTAATTCTCCTAAATGCTTTAAGATACTCAAGACGCTATAGAGATCATTGTCGGGTTTGCGTCGCAAGTCGAATTGGCTTGATGTCGCATACTGAGGTATTTGTCCTTGAACTAATTTGACAAATAGGAAACTTCCGCCATTGGAAATCATGCCAAAACTGGGTTGTTTGGGATGAGGGCTAAAGCCCTTACTACGAACGATTAAAACCAGTTTCCGGCGAGGATGAATGCTGCCCAATAGTAAGGATGTTTATGGGATGGATTATCGGGATTCGTTAGAAGTTTTCGTTGGGCGTTGGCTAGGGCTTCGGCTTTAGGAATGCCTTGGCTTAATTGCTGGTAAAAGTCGTTCATTAATTGGGCGGTAGAGTTATCACTAACGCGCCATAAACTGGCGACTGTACTACTGGCATTTGTTCTTAAGGCGACTCCGGCTAATCCTAATGCGGCGCGTTTATCTCCAGAGGCTGTTTGACAGGCGCTGAGGACTAATAATTGAATGGGTTCGCGGCGGGTTTGTTGTCTCTGTTGCAGGAGTTGACCAAATTTTTCTACGGGGATTTCCTTGTCCCAAGCGTAGATGACGGTTTGGGTTGCATCTGAACTAAATTCGCCGTGGGTGGCTAGATGAATCACGGAAAATGGATGGTTAATTAGTTGGTTTCGGAAGTTGGTTTGGGTAAATTGTTCATTTTCTAGTAGTTGGCTGGGAACGGTATTGTGAATCTGTTGCAGTTCGTCCCAGACATTGAATAAGGCGGGTAACTTTGGTGGGTAACTCTCGGCTTTTTTGTTAATTCCGGCTAGTAGCCCTTGCATAAGGCTTGGGGATAAGGGGTTGAGGTTGGGTAATTGTGAGCCGAGGCTGATGGCAATGTTATAGGTTTCGACTAAGTAATGCTGACTATCGTGGAGAATGGCAATGGGGAGATTTTGCAGGGTGCTATCGAGAACAAAGACTAGGGTTCCCTCTGGGGGTAAGTCAGCCTGGGCTGATTTGAGTAGCCAGTTATAGAGTTTTTGGGCAGAGGGTAAAATGAGGGTGTTGACTGGATTTTGGTAGTCGTCTAATTGGTGGCGTAAGTCGTAGAGGGTTTGGCTAAAGTCTTTAGCAGAAACTTGGGTGGTATACCGATAAACCTTTTCTGGAGATGAGTCAGATTGGGGCAATTTTACCAGCACTTCGAGGCGGTCTTCGAGTAAAATGGGATAAATAATTGCATCGGGGGGATTTTTACTTTGGTCAATGGAGACTAAGTTGGTAAAGCTACAGCGGAGAAAGTCTTCGAGTTCAGCCAGTTGTAGGGCTTCGCTGATGCGTGTGGCTTGACTGAGATGGTCAAGATTGGCGTCGGGTTGTAATAAGATTTCCAGGAATTGTTGATAAATGGGGCGCACATCGTCTAAAAAGGAAAATTGCACGCCGGGGTTAATAGCTAATAAATTCCGCCGCACGGAATTAAGCACGTTGATTGAGGTGTTATAGGCGTGAATGGCGTTTTCTTTTTGCTGCTGTTGCCAATAAATTCGTCCCGATTGCCATAACCATTTATAGGCGAGGTCTTCGGTGTCAAGGGATTGGGCTAAACCGAGGGCTTCATGGGTTAAGTCTTGGGCATCTTTCCATTGGTGATTCTGTTCGTAAATGTGACCTAATGTACCCAATGCTTCAGATTCTGCCCGTTTGTTTTGCAGAAATTTTGCTTGGTTAAATGCGGTTTGGCTATAATCCAGGGCATAACTAAAGTTGGGGTCATATTGGGGGAGTTTTAGTAACTCTTGGGCAAAGGTGAGTTGGCTATAAATGGCGATTTTACTGGGCGGTAAGTTGGCAAGGGGACTGTTGAGTAATGTTTCAACTTGGGATTGAATTTGGGGGGTGAATTCGGCTGGGTTGGCGGTTGTATCGGTTTTTTCTAGGGTTTGTAACCACTGCTGAAACTCAATTAATAAACGGAGTTGATGTAGTTGGGCTTCTAGGGGTAAGGTGGTGGAGTCGGTGGTGATGGCGGCGGCTTGCTGATAGGTATTTAAGGCTTTTCTTGCCCATTCTTTGGCAGTTTCGCGATTTTCGATTAGATTACTTCTCTCCCATAAGTCTTTGTATTGGCGATATAAGGCGTATTCGGTTTTACCTAAACTGAGTAATGTGGCACTTTGGTTGGATGGGGAGTCGATTTGTTCGGCTAAGTCTAAGGCTTGGTGTAAAATAAGGTTTGACTCTTGCCAATGTCCAACGAGGCGGAGAACATTTCCTAGATGGCGTAACCCGACAACGGTAAATGCGGGTTGAGATTGCTGGGTAAAGGTGTTAACAGCGGCGTCTAATTCGCCTGATTCTGATAAGTTGCAATGATTGTCTACCTGGAGGGCTTGCAGGGAAATCTGACAAGCGCGACGATAGAATCCTAAGGCTTCCATGGCTTGGGCTTGGTTGAATCGGCTACCTGTGACGCCGATGTCATCATCGAGTTGTTGATAGATTTGCGTGGCTTGCTTCCAAGTTGCTAACGCCGATTCCGCCCGCCCTAATGCCAATTCTAGACGACCTCGGTGATTCAGGGCTTGAGCATAAAGACGCGATCGCTCTGTTGATTCTGCTACGGTATCTAATAGAGTCAGACTGGCTGTGATGGCGGCGTCGGCGTCTGTCCATTGGTGCAGTTTTTGATAGGCTAAGGAGAGATAACTCAAGGCTTGGGCGTGATGCAGGGTATCCCCTTGGGTTTCGTAGCCTTGGGCGGCTTGTCGCCAGAAGTGAATGGCTTGTTGATACTCTTTGGCGGCGTAAAAGGTTCTCCCTTGGGTTATAGATTGTGCGGCGGATTGGATAGGGGGGGTAATTGGGTTAATTTGGGATAAGACAGGAGGGATACCTGTGAATAGGAATAATCCTAGGATAAATCCAATCAGTAGATGGCGATTGTTATTGGTCATTCGTCATTTGTCCTTTGTTATACTTCGCACGGCCAAATTTGTCATTCTGAACGGAGCGATAGCGGAGTGAAGAATCTCACGACTATGTTACGCTATACTTCACTAAGCTCTGCATGACAAAAGCTCCGTTTGTGACCGCTAACGTTGTTTGTTGTTTGGGAAGTGCATCGATTTAACTCAATCCTGGATGGGGCGCAAGTCTTTATTAGTGTCAACTTAAGGTAAAAAGCATGACTGGTAAGGTTTTCACCCTCATCCCCTAACCCCTTCTCCCATCAAGGGAGAAGGGGAACAAGGGGAACTGACATTTAGGTTAAGTCTTGAATTTCGGCAATACTTAATCCGGTTTTTTGACTGATTGTTTCAATGTCTAAAACATCGAGGAGTTCACGGGCAATGGCAATCGCTTTTTCCTGCATACCTTCCTCTTTTCCTTCCAGTTTGGCTTTGCGAATCGCATTCTGACTATCTTGAATAAAAATCTCTCGCTTCTCTAGGGCTTCTAACTCTCGCTTGGTTAGTTTACTCTGTCTGGCGATAGTAAATGCCTGTTTCATGGCGGGAATCGTTGCCATTGGCGGCGGCACGTCTTTTAAGGTGTTGGCAAATTTGAGAAAGTAGAGCCATTTATCGGTTAAGGTTTCTGATTCCTCCAAGGTTTTATTGAATTTGGGTAATTCGACAAAGACTAATTCAATGTCATCGGTATAATCAGTTAAGGTTTCTTTCTCCTTGAGGCAATAGCGAGAGATGACTTTGGCATTGTTGGGAAACATCTCAAAGTCGGTAATGGTTAAGGCTATCACCGGATTTAAGAGGTTGTAATCTTCCCCAACGCCTAATTGAATGGAAAAGGCTTTAGCGGCATTATACAGAACTCGTTTCTCAAATCCTAAAACGTTGAGTACCTGCATTTCAATGATGACAGTTTTGTTTCCAGTGATGACGGCTTTCACATCTAAATAGGAATCCTTGATTCCCTGGATGCGAGGGGATTGATAAGGATCAAGGATTTCTAGGTCTT from Coleofasciculus chthonoplastes PCC 7420 harbors:
- a CDS encoding Uma2 family endonuclease, with the protein product MIANPQPNYLTPQDYLDWEKHQDIKYEYINGEVFAMTGGTIPHNEIAVNLIAALKNHLRGKGCKVLSSDAKVGISDNGSFHYPDGMVTCDERDKYAIEFVRYPCLIIEVISPSTEAIDQGKNFRHYRRIPTLQEYVLISTDQINVEYFRRNAEGIWELHSYTEENELHLTSVNFHCTLEMLYENVELSS
- a CDS encoding Rpn family recombination-promoting nuclease/putative transposase — encoded protein: MTFINPKTDFAFKKIFGSKKSKEILISFLNAILYQEREMIQDLEILDPYQSPRIQGIKDSYLDVKAVITGNKTVIIEMQVLNVLGFEKRVLYNAAKAFSIQLGVGEDYNLLNPVIALTITDFEMFPNNAKVISRYCLKEKETLTDYTDDIELVFVELPKFNKTLEESETLTDKWLYFLKFANTLKDVPPPMATIPAMKQAFTIARQSKLTKRELEALEKREIFIQDSQNAIRKAKLEGKEEGMQEKAIAIARELLDVLDIETISQKTGLSIAEIQDLT
- a CDS encoding CHAT domain-containing protein: MTNNNRHLLIGFILGLFLFTGIPPVLSQINPITPPIQSAAQSITQGRTFYAAKEYQQAIHFWRQAAQGYETQGDTLHHAQALSYLSLAYQKLHQWTDADAAITASLTLLDTVAESTERSRLYAQALNHRGRLELALGRAESALATWKQATQIYQQLDDDIGVTGSRFNQAQAMEALGFYRRACQISLQALQVDNHCNLSESGELDAAVNTFTQQSQPAFTVVGLRHLGNVLRLVGHWQESNLILHQALDLAEQIDSPSNQSATLLSLGKTEYALYRQYKDLWERSNLIENRETAKEWARKALNTYQQAAAITTDSTTLPLEAQLHQLRLLIEFQQWLQTLEKTDTTANPAEFTPQIQSQVETLLNSPLANLPPSKIAIYSQLTFAQELLKLPQYDPNFSYALDYSQTAFNQAKFLQNKRAESEALGTLGHIYEQNHQWKDAQDLTHEALGLAQSLDTEDLAYKWLWQSGRIYWQQQQKENAIHAYNTSINVLNSVRRNLLAINPGVQFSFLDDVRPIYQQFLEILLQPDANLDHLSQATRISEALQLAELEDFLRCSFTNLVSIDQSKNPPDAIIYPILLEDRLEVLVKLPQSDSSPEKVYRYTTQVSAKDFSQTLYDLRHQLDDYQNPVNTLILPSAQKLYNWLLKSAQADLPPEGTLVFVLDSTLQNLPIAILHDSQHYLVETYNIAISLGSQLPNLNPLSPSLMQGLLAGINKKAESYPPKLPALFNVWDELQQIHNTVPSQLLENEQFTQTNFRNQLINHPFSVIHLATHGEFSSDATQTVIYAWDKEIPVEKFGQLLQQRQQTRREPIQLLVLSACQTASGDKRAALGLAGVALRTNASSTVASLWRVSDNSTAQLMNDFYQQLSQGIPKAEALANAQRKLLTNPDNPSHKHPYYWAAFILAGNWF